A window from Salvia miltiorrhiza cultivar Shanhuang (shh) chromosome 2, IMPLAD_Smil_shh, whole genome shotgun sequence encodes these proteins:
- the LOC131013485 gene encoding nudix hydrolase 15, mitochondrial-like: protein MNSGGSGRSENLVKLAQRLRQEFCDHNFDASVSGSDSRVDESAAEPIKPNRAAILICLFEDEKGDLRVILTRRSSKLSSHSGEVALPGGKRDENDVDDVDTALREANEEIGLNPSMVEVITILEPFHTRINITVVPVVGVIWDRKAFNPVPNAAEVESVFDAPLQMFLKDENRRQEEREWKGHKYLLQFFDHKIENETYVIWALTAGVLIKVASVVYQRPPAFDERRPPFWSISHR from the exons ATGAATTCCGGCGGCTCAGGAAGATCAGAAAACCTGGTGAAATTAGCCCAACGCCTCCGCCAAGAATTTTGCGATCACAATTTTGATGCTAGCGTCAGTGGTAGTGATTCAAGAGTTGATGAATCTGCAGCTGAACCGATCAAACCCAacagagctgcgattttgaTCTGTTTGTTTGAAGATGAAAAGGGCGATCTTCGCGTGATTCTTACTAGGAGATCTTCAAAATTGTCATCTCACTCTG GTGAAGTTGCTTTGCCTGGAGGGAAAAGGGATGAAaatgatgttgatgatgttgATACGGCGTTGAGGGAGGCTAATGAGGAAATTGGATTGAATCCTTCTATGGTGGAAGTTATAACTATTCTTGAACCCTTTCATACTAGG ATAAATATTACTGTAGTTCCAGTGGTAGGGGTGATTTGGGACAGGAAGGCCTTCAACCCTGTCCCGAATGCAGCTGAAGTGGAGTCCGTATTTGATGCCCCGTTACAAATGTTTCTCAAG GATGAGAATCGGAGACAAGAGGAGCGAGAATGGAAGGGTCATAAATATTTGCTCCAATTCTTTGATCACAAAATTGAGAATGAGACATATGTAATATGGGCTCTGACTGCTGGAGTTTTGATCAAAGTTGCATCAGTTGTTTACCAACGGCCACCTGCTTTTGATGAGCGCAGGCCCCCATTCTGGAGTATAAGTCACCGTTGA